A genome region from Oceanispirochaeta sp. M1 includes the following:
- a CDS encoding KamA family radical SAM protein produces the protein MKDILESFKLRQNEQAWFDRSEDKLVFKSNPYYLQLASGSEALRRQLIPSEAELEYLDYESSDPLAEEMHSPLPRMVHRYRNRIALLLTDNCAIHCRHCFRRSFTGTGNHNLSLDECDDVITYLNNHPEIKEVLLTGGDPLTLPEAHLEKILRRFRSDASDKNLILRMATRLPAVLPSRITPGILRILSDNTPLWMVIQFNHPHELTSESRQALKMIREAGIPMVNQSVLLRGVNDDSQTLADLFQGLLAEGVKPYYLFQGDLARGTSHFRVPLERGWQIMDELRLKVSGLAMPTYAVDLPGGGGKIPLTRSLLLRKTDNAYVFENCEADGREYEYPREK, from the coding sequence ATGAAGGATATTCTGGAGTCATTTAAACTCAGACAAAATGAACAGGCATGGTTTGATCGCTCAGAGGATAAGCTTGTCTTCAAGTCCAACCCCTATTATCTACAGCTTGCCTCCGGTTCAGAGGCTCTCAGGCGGCAGCTTATTCCCAGCGAGGCAGAGCTGGAGTATCTGGATTACGAGAGTTCTGATCCTCTGGCCGAAGAGATGCATTCCCCTCTGCCAAGAATGGTACATCGCTACAGGAATCGAATTGCCCTGCTCCTTACGGATAACTGCGCCATTCACTGCCGTCACTGTTTCAGACGTTCCTTCACAGGGACCGGGAATCATAACCTCAGCCTTGATGAATGTGATGATGTAATTACATATCTTAATAATCATCCTGAAATAAAGGAGGTCCTTCTTACAGGAGGCGATCCTCTTACTCTGCCTGAAGCCCATCTGGAGAAGATCCTCCGGCGATTCCGGTCTGATGCTTCGGATAAAAATCTTATTCTGCGGATGGCTACCCGTCTTCCTGCGGTTCTTCCCAGCCGGATAACTCCCGGGATACTCAGGATATTGAGTGATAATACACCCCTTTGGATGGTGATACAGTTTAATCATCCCCATGAGCTGACCTCAGAGAGCCGTCAGGCCCTGAAGATGATCAGGGAGGCAGGAATACCTATGGTGAATCAGTCTGTACTGCTGAGGGGCGTCAATGATGACTCCCAGACTCTTGCTGATCTTTTTCAGGGGCTTCTGGCCGAAGGGGTCAAACCCTATTACCTGTTTCAGGGAGATCTCGCCCGGGGTACATCACATTTCAGAGTTCCTCTGGAAAGGGGCTGGCAGATAATGGATGAGCTCAGACTGAAGGTCTCAGGCCTTGCTATGCCCACTTATGCCGTTGATCTTCCGGGAGGAGGAGGGAAAATCCCCCTGACCCGGAGTCTTCTTCTCAGAAAAACTGATAATGCCTATGTCTTTGAAAACTGCGAAGCAGACGGCAGGGAATATGAATATCCCAGGGAGAAATAA
- the epsC gene encoding serine O-acetyltransferase EpsC, with the protein MIREIERISRDIINTFRAKEGINHLNGPNLPSRQSIIDLITILESIIFPGFQEHEVLEEEYLSFNIGGKLLKAGQHLICEIGKSLNCRNNPCTEESESGSHDSEASELAFKFLSKLPTIREMAVKDVNAALEGDPAAKSREEVILSYPGLEAITVHRMAHELYLMDVPLIPRMMNEHIHRKTGIDIHPGASIDESFFIDHGTGVVIGETTCIGKNCKVYQGVTLGALSVKKEEANVKRHPTLEDNVTIYSGATILGGGTIIGSNTVIGGNLWITSSIAADSLVYNRPVEYVLKNRYAHQDKKS; encoded by the coding sequence ATGATTAGAGAAATAGAACGTATCAGCCGCGATATTATAAATACTTTCAGAGCAAAGGAAGGGATCAACCACTTAAACGGTCCCAACCTTCCATCCCGACAAAGCATTATAGATTTAATTACAATACTCGAATCCATCATATTTCCAGGTTTTCAGGAGCATGAAGTTCTGGAAGAAGAATATCTCTCCTTTAATATTGGCGGGAAATTATTAAAAGCGGGTCAGCATCTGATCTGTGAAATCGGAAAAAGTCTCAACTGCCGGAACAATCCCTGTACAGAAGAGAGTGAGAGCGGCTCCCATGATTCCGAAGCTTCCGAGCTGGCATTTAAGTTTCTTAGCAAACTTCCGACCATCCGGGAGATGGCTGTCAAAGATGTAAATGCTGCTCTTGAAGGCGACCCGGCGGCAAAAAGCCGTGAAGAAGTGATACTCTCCTACCCCGGACTGGAAGCCATTACAGTTCACCGTATGGCCCATGAACTCTACCTTATGGATGTTCCCCTGATTCCAAGAATGATGAATGAACACATACACAGAAAGACCGGTATCGATATACATCCCGGGGCTTCAATTGATGAGTCTTTTTTCATTGACCACGGAACCGGTGTTGTAATCGGCGAGACCACCTGTATTGGAAAGAACTGTAAAGTATACCAGGGAGTGACCCTGGGAGCTCTCAGTGTAAAAAAAGAAGAGGCCAATGTAAAACGTCATCCCACTCTGGAAGATAATGTCACGATTTATTCGGGGGCTACAATTCTGGGGGGAGGTACCATAATAGGGAGCAATACTGTAATCGGGGGAAACCTGTGGATTACATCATCCATAGCCGCAGACAGTCTGGTGTATAACAGACCAGTCGAGTATGTACTTAAAAACAGATACGCCCATCAGGATAAGAAATCCTGA
- a CDS encoding PQQ-binding-like beta-propeller repeat protein, whose protein sequence is MKKTLIISIFFVFLMSCGPKQMEPVTVAPQKEVPVAEEPRSATGPVEISDDTQGLVVFLSGDVFLNREGSEEYLNIGDSVTQSDVIKTAEDGYCEIQLGDIAVIRMNANSILQIQTLIKGSEGRRMGVDLESGTVLCKVKKLLDDDSFQVKTNTVVCGVRGTQFSVSAEQDADTLLAVKEGAVAVTPRSLDKVSELAVEEKALAPIAAKIKEVAVVVSASEELTVQQDTFKDTEELAKIVEAVVLKVEEKKKAEAIFKEEETDSGKEELAILLEEVRNEVAVILVSLEADPEAVAPGLLDIKEISQEAAEVLKTTDTMEVIAIPVAAAVEKEKVPVLYRIRISASPAEALITQNGNVLSSGTFEKLYTQGSELNMEVSLEGYESQPLNMIVDEMNSGDFSIILEEIAEEEIAEEEPVAQAEVEPVLTAAPVEAPAGAAILNVTVSVKPGDAELKINGSPVSGSWKSEETEGTVIMVEASRRGYESVKKQLTLDASTVNHVIRLAPKPIEASSNLGISSPVGVLLNKGNLYLTADSKGVLTAFDLNGKVLWKYSSANSPNANSSPVEHQGKVYFSGGSELVVLNRDTGAVINNVSLPEERSHIYGRRVVPAGDHLYLPANGELVLIDSDGGDISSIPIGSGSSMSPAIWAGKAVIADKKGALLVIDPSDGSVLSSVPTSAVQAVAQSPAIFGDKAVFCSRKGIVAAVDLNNGTVLWERELGRTVFADVIVSDEGCYVYSTKKEVFALSWISGEDLFAPLKDITSVPGYDRGQLVVTDKAGSLKLINAGSGAVVRQMNLKDSFTARPIVRDGIIVGVGSGGQFYRINMEGMVK, encoded by the coding sequence GTGAAAAAGACCCTTATCATATCTATTTTCTTTGTTTTTCTCATGTCCTGCGGTCCGAAGCAGATGGAACCTGTAACAGTAGCTCCCCAGAAGGAAGTGCCTGTTGCAGAAGAGCCCCGGTCAGCCACTGGTCCTGTGGAAATAAGTGATGATACCCAGGGCCTTGTTGTCTTTCTTTCAGGTGATGTCTTCCTTAATAGAGAGGGGTCGGAAGAATACCTGAATATAGGTGATTCTGTCACTCAGAGTGATGTAATAAAAACAGCTGAGGATGGATACTGTGAAATCCAGCTTGGTGACATTGCCGTTATCCGTATGAATGCCAATTCTATTCTTCAGATTCAGACTCTGATAAAAGGGAGCGAAGGACGCCGGATGGGTGTAGATCTTGAAAGCGGTACCGTTCTCTGCAAGGTGAAGAAACTCCTGGATGATGATTCATTTCAGGTTAAAACAAATACAGTTGTCTGTGGTGTCCGGGGTACTCAGTTCAGCGTCTCTGCAGAACAGGATGCGGATACTCTTCTGGCTGTTAAAGAGGGCGCTGTCGCTGTAACTCCCCGGTCCCTGGATAAGGTCAGTGAGCTGGCTGTTGAAGAGAAGGCCCTGGCTCCTATTGCTGCCAAAATTAAAGAAGTTGCTGTAGTAGTTTCAGCTTCTGAAGAGCTGACTGTTCAGCAGGATACATTCAAGGATACCGAAGAGCTGGCAAAAATCGTGGAAGCCGTAGTTCTGAAAGTTGAAGAGAAGAAGAAAGCTGAAGCTATATTTAAGGAAGAAGAGACAGATTCAGGAAAAGAGGAGCTGGCGATTCTGTTAGAGGAAGTCCGGAATGAAGTAGCAGTTATTCTTGTCTCCCTGGAAGCAGATCCTGAAGCAGTGGCTCCCGGGCTGCTGGATATAAAGGAGATCTCCCAAGAAGCCGCAGAAGTTCTAAAGACTACGGATACCATGGAAGTCATAGCTATTCCCGTTGCAGCGGCTGTTGAAAAAGAGAAGGTTCCTGTTCTGTACAGGATCAGGATCTCTGCATCTCCGGCTGAAGCTCTGATTACTCAGAACGGTAATGTCCTGAGCAGCGGAACGTTTGAAAAGCTGTATACCCAAGGTAGTGAACTCAATATGGAAGTCAGTCTTGAGGGATATGAGAGTCAGCCTCTGAATATGATTGTTGATGAAATGAATTCTGGTGATTTTTCAATTATTCTGGAAGAAATAGCTGAGGAAGAAATAGCTGAGGAAGAACCTGTTGCCCAGGCCGAGGTGGAACCTGTGTTGACTGCAGCTCCTGTTGAAGCACCTGCGGGGGCCGCCATTCTCAATGTCACGGTTTCTGTAAAACCCGGCGATGCTGAACTGAAGATAAACGGCAGCCCTGTTTCCGGTTCATGGAAGAGCGAAGAAACAGAGGGAACGGTTATTATGGTTGAAGCCTCACGCAGAGGTTATGAATCAGTGAAGAAACAGCTGACCCTGGATGCCTCCACTGTAAATCATGTAATTCGTCTTGCTCCCAAACCAATTGAAGCCAGTTCCAATCTGGGAATCAGTTCTCCTGTGGGAGTTCTTCTCAATAAGGGTAATCTCTACCTGACAGCAGATTCCAAAGGCGTACTCACAGCCTTTGACCTTAACGGCAAAGTCCTGTGGAAGTACAGCAGTGCCAACTCTCCCAATGCTAATTCATCTCCCGTTGAACATCAGGGTAAAGTCTATTTCTCCGGGGGATCAGAACTGGTTGTTCTTAACAGAGATACCGGTGCAGTTATTAATAATGTAAGCCTCCCGGAAGAACGGTCCCATATATATGGACGCAGAGTTGTTCCGGCAGGGGATCATCTCTATCTGCCGGCCAATGGAGAATTGGTCCTTATTGATTCGGATGGAGGCGATATCAGTTCTATTCCTATAGGAAGCGGTTCCAGTATGTCTCCTGCAATATGGGCGGGTAAGGCTGTAATTGCCGATAAGAAGGGTGCTCTTCTGGTAATTGATCCCTCTGACGGATCAGTGCTTTCATCCGTACCCACATCCGCAGTGCAGGCTGTGGCCCAGTCTCCCGCAATATTCGGAGACAAGGCTGTTTTCTGCAGCAGAAAGGGAATTGTTGCCGCGGTAGATCTGAACAACGGAACTGTTCTCTGGGAAAGAGAGCTGGGAAGAACTGTGTTTGCGGATGTTATTGTCAGTGATGAGGGTTGCTATGTCTACTCAACCAAGAAGGAAGTCTTTGCACTTTCCTGGATATCCGGTGAGGATCTTTTTGCTCCGCTGAAGGATATTACCTCGGTTCCGGGATATGACAGAGGTCAGCTTGTGGTTACCGATAAAGCAGGCAGTCTTAAACTGATCAATGCCGGCAGCGGTGCCGTAGTGAGACAGATGAACCTGAAAGATTCATTTACTGCCAGACCCATAGTCCGGGACGGCATCATTGTTGGTGTCGGTTCAGGCGGACAGTTTTACAGAATCAATATGGAAGGGATGGTAAAATAA
- the nifJ gene encoding pyruvate:ferredoxin (flavodoxin) oxidoreductase — protein sequence MSNKKKMVTIDGNAAAAHVAYAFSEVAAIFPITPSTPMGEYSDSWASQGRENVFGKKVDVLEMQSEAGAAGAVHGALSAGALTTTFTASQGLLLMIPNMHKIAGEMIPTVFHVSARSLAAQSLSIFGDHSDVMSCLNTGFAMTAASSIQETMDMAVVAHLATLKTEVPFLAFFDGFRTSHEIQKVEEISYDTIKEMIEPEYIERFRARAMRPESPIVKVAAQNPDVYFQGRETTNNIYASVPGIVQEYMDVLAKHVGRQYHLFDYVGAADAEKVLIVMGSACDTVDQTVQYLNKKGEKVGAIKVRLYRPFSAKAFIDAVPASCKKIAVLDRTKEPGSLGEPLYKDVVTVMQGKNVEIIGGRYGLSSKEFTPSHVKAIFDHQDGKAFHNFTVGIIDDVSNTSIEVKEQINVAPEDTFSGMFWGLGSDGTVGANKNSIKIIGDNTDMNAQAYFAYDSKKSGGVTTSHLRFGKSSVNMPWLIGAADFVACSNSAYIGRYDMLGPIKKGGVFLLNTELPSDEIFNSLTEEEQQIIIDRKVRFYAMNALKISEEVGLGNRTNTVLQAAFFKISGVLPEAQAIELMKGAIKKTFSRKGEDIVKMNWNAVDKAGEALIEVKVPASITKSFKPARLVADDSDDFTKNIIEKIMHQKGDDIPVSHMSFDGVLPTGTSKLEKRGVAPRVPHWESDNCIQCNQCVQSCPHAAIRAKQIKPEVLSAAPETFNTVKYKASKTMELQYKIQVYTDDCQGCGVCIETCPAKSKALVWSTLEKERALGEHENEKFFEPLPYGVLDGSSEENVKGMQFRRPLFEFSGACAGCGETPYVKLVTQICGDNMLAANATGCSSIYGGTFPTIPYCKNEAGRGPAWGNSLFEDNAEYGFGMRLGVDSNRTLLKRKVNDLLTAGTTPELTSALKASLELWDDKSQKAMDAQDAVKALLPSDTSGDETMAKIVELQDYFIDKSIWIIGGDGWAYDIGFGGVDHVMAAGKNVNILVVDTEVYSNTGGQASKATPIAAVAKFANAGMRLGKKNLNIMAMSYGYVYVASIALGANRAHAQKAIMEAEAYDGPSIIFAYAPCIAHGIDMSKTQLEEKRAVDCGYWPLYRYNPTLEEGKKFTWDCKEPTESYQDFIRSERRYTALLKTAPDEAEALYAEAEADAKHRWNFFKKMGEIM from the coding sequence ATGTCAAATAAAAAGAAAATGGTTACTATCGACGGAAATGCCGCAGCAGCACATGTTGCCTACGCATTCAGTGAAGTAGCCGCGATTTTCCCAATTACACCCTCCACACCGATGGGTGAGTACTCTGATTCCTGGGCCAGCCAGGGCAGAGAAAACGTCTTCGGCAAAAAAGTCGATGTCTTGGAAATGCAGTCTGAAGCCGGTGCAGCCGGGGCCGTTCACGGTGCTCTTTCTGCTGGTGCATTAACGACCACCTTTACTGCCTCACAGGGTCTTCTTCTGATGATCCCCAACATGCACAAGATTGCCGGTGAAATGATTCCGACAGTTTTCCATGTATCAGCCAGATCACTGGCCGCTCAGTCTCTCTCAATTTTTGGAGACCACTCAGACGTTATGTCCTGCCTGAATACAGGTTTTGCCATGACAGCCGCATCCTCCATCCAGGAAACAATGGATATGGCAGTTGTAGCTCATCTGGCGACTCTGAAAACAGAGGTTCCTTTCCTGGCTTTCTTTGACGGTTTCAGAACCTCTCACGAGATTCAGAAAGTTGAAGAAATCTCTTACGACACAATCAAAGAGATGATCGAACCTGAATATATCGAGCGTTTCCGTGCCAGAGCAATGAGACCGGAAAGCCCCATTGTAAAAGTTGCAGCTCAGAACCCCGACGTATACTTTCAGGGCCGTGAAACAACAAACAACATCTACGCTTCCGTACCCGGAATTGTTCAGGAATACATGGACGTACTGGCTAAACATGTTGGACGTCAGTACCACCTGTTTGATTATGTCGGTGCTGCAGATGCTGAAAAAGTACTCATTGTTATGGGTTCTGCCTGTGACACTGTTGATCAGACTGTTCAGTATCTGAATAAAAAAGGCGAAAAAGTCGGTGCTATCAAAGTAAGACTGTACAGACCTTTCTCTGCCAAGGCTTTTATTGATGCTGTTCCTGCAAGCTGTAAAAAGATTGCCGTTCTGGACAGAACAAAAGAACCCGGCTCACTGGGCGAACCTCTTTACAAAGATGTTGTAACTGTAATGCAGGGCAAGAATGTTGAAATCATCGGCGGACGTTATGGTCTGTCTTCTAAAGAATTCACACCTTCACATGTTAAAGCCATTTTCGATCACCAGGATGGAAAAGCGTTCCATAATTTCACTGTAGGAATCATCGACGATGTTTCCAATACCTCCATCGAAGTAAAAGAGCAGATCAATGTTGCTCCTGAAGACACCTTCAGCGGAATGTTCTGGGGTCTGGGTTCAGACGGTACTGTAGGTGCCAACAAGAACTCCATCAAGATTATCGGTGACAACACCGACATGAATGCTCAGGCTTATTTTGCATATGACTCCAAAAAATCAGGTGGTGTTACCACATCTCACCTGAGATTCGGTAAATCATCCGTAAATATGCCCTGGTTGATTGGCGCAGCAGACTTTGTTGCCTGTTCCAACTCTGCATACATCGGTCGTTACGATATGCTGGGCCCCATCAAAAAAGGTGGTGTATTCCTGCTGAACACCGAACTTCCCAGTGATGAAATCTTCAACAGCCTGACTGAAGAAGAACAGCAGATTATCATCGATAGAAAAGTTCGCTTCTATGCAATGAATGCCTTAAAGATTTCAGAAGAAGTAGGTCTGGGAAACAGAACAAACACTGTACTCCAGGCTGCTTTCTTTAAGATTTCAGGAGTACTTCCTGAAGCACAGGCCATTGAACTGATGAAGGGTGCAATTAAAAAGACCTTCAGCAGAAAGGGTGAAGACATCGTCAAGATGAACTGGAATGCAGTCGACAAAGCCGGAGAGGCTTTGATTGAAGTAAAAGTTCCTGCATCTATCACAAAATCTTTTAAACCTGCCAGACTGGTAGCCGATGATTCTGATGATTTCACTAAAAATATTATTGAAAAAATAATGCACCAGAAAGGTGATGACATCCCCGTATCTCACATGAGTTTCGACGGTGTACTCCCCACAGGAACCTCCAAACTTGAAAAACGTGGTGTTGCCCCCAGAGTTCCTCATTGGGAATCTGACAACTGTATCCAGTGTAACCAGTGTGTACAGTCCTGTCCTCACGCAGCGATCCGTGCTAAACAGATCAAACCCGAGGTACTGTCTGCAGCACCTGAAACTTTCAACACAGTTAAATACAAAGCTTCCAAGACCATGGAACTGCAGTACAAGATTCAGGTTTATACCGATGACTGTCAGGGATGCGGTGTTTGTATCGAAACCTGTCCTGCCAAAAGCAAAGCCCTGGTATGGTCTACTCTGGAAAAAGAGAGAGCCCTTGGTGAACATGAGAATGAAAAATTCTTCGAACCCCTCCCCTATGGTGTTCTGGACGGATCTTCCGAAGAGAATGTTAAGGGAATGCAGTTCAGAAGACCTCTGTTCGAATTCTCCGGAGCTTGTGCCGGTTGTGGTGAAACACCCTATGTTAAGCTGGTAACTCAGATTTGTGGTGATAACATGCTGGCAGCCAATGCTACAGGTTGTTCTTCCATCTACGGTGGAACCTTCCCCACAATCCCCTACTGTAAAAATGAAGCTGGAAGAGGACCCGCCTGGGGTAACTCACTCTTTGAAGACAACGCTGAATACGGTTTCGGAATGAGACTGGGTGTTGACTCCAACAGAACCCTGCTGAAAAGAAAAGTCAATGATCTGCTGACTGCAGGAACTACTCCTGAACTGACTTCAGCTCTGAAAGCTTCTCTTGAACTGTGGGATGATAAATCCCAGAAAGCCATGGACGCACAGGACGCCGTTAAAGCGCTTCTGCCGTCTGATACTTCCGGTGACGAAACTATGGCGAAAATTGTTGAACTGCAGGACTACTTTATAGATAAATCTATATGGATCATCGGTGGTGACGGTTGGGCTTACGACATCGGATTTGGTGGAGTTGACCATGTAATGGCAGCTGGTAAAAATGTAAACATCCTGGTTGTTGATACCGAGGTATACTCCAACACTGGTGGACAGGCTTCTAAAGCTACTCCCATCGCGGCTGTTGCCAAGTTTGCCAACGCCGGAATGAGACTGGGTAAAAAGAACTTGAACATCATGGCCATGAGTTATGGTTATGTATACGTTGCATCCATCGCTCTTGGTGCCAATAGAGCCCACGCTCAGAAAGCTATAATGGAAGCTGAAGCATACGATGGACCTTCTATCATTTTTGCCTACGCTCCCTGTATCGCTCACGGTATCGATATGTCTAAAACTCAGCTTGAAGAAAAAAGAGCTGTTGATTGTGGTTACTGGCCTCTGTACCGCTACAATCCCACTTTGGAAGAGGGAAAGAAGTTTACCTGGGACTGTAAAGAACCCACAGAAAGCTATCAGGACTTTATCCGCAGTGAAAGACGTTACACCGCGCTGCTTAAAACTGCACCCGACGAAGCCGAGGCACTCTACGCCGAAGCAGAAGCCGATGCAAAACATAGATGGAATTTCTTCAAGAAAATGGGAGAAATTATGTAA
- a CDS encoding TrkA family potassium uptake protein, translated as MKKQFAIIGLSSFTKRILEQIETEECEIILIDKDPETIDAYKDRVQRSYIADVLNEATIGQLIPPDIDAVIVDPGDRIEVSILVTNYLKKLGVKKIFVRAETEEHGEILSLIGAEHIVYPNKEAAQRLAPILMASHLISYMPLSNEMVLAEVKAPQSILGKKLIGSGIRDVLNLNVVAIRGEKTGQEYSFISPDYIFSENDTLLLAGNEKNLMAFSDKTIVKKKSAISRFLKGVLP; from the coding sequence ATGAAAAAGCAATTTGCAATTATCGGACTGAGTTCCTTCACTAAAAGAATCCTGGAACAGATTGAAACAGAAGAGTGTGAGATTATTCTTATTGATAAAGACCCTGAAACCATAGATGCCTATAAGGACAGAGTACAGCGTTCCTATATTGCGGATGTTCTGAATGAGGCTACAATCGGACAGTTGATTCCACCGGATATCGATGCCGTAATTGTTGATCCAGGTGACAGGATTGAGGTTTCAATACTTGTAACCAACTATCTGAAGAAACTGGGTGTTAAAAAGATTTTTGTACGTGCCGAGACTGAGGAGCATGGAGAAATATTGAGTCTGATCGGGGCTGAACATATAGTGTATCCCAATAAGGAGGCCGCTCAGCGTCTGGCACCGATTCTGATGGCTTCACACCTTATCAGTTATATGCCTCTAAGTAATGAGATGGTGCTGGCTGAGGTAAAAGCCCCACAATCCATCCTGGGGAAAAAGTTGATTGGATCAGGAATAAGGGATGTTCTGAATCTCAACGTCGTTGCTATCCGTGGTGAAAAAACCGGGCAGGAGTACTCTTTTATCTCACCGGATTATATCTTTTCTGAAAATGATACACTTCTATTGGCCGGGAATGAAAAGAACCTGATGGCTTTTTCTGATAAGACTATTGTCAAAAAAAAATCAGCCATTTCCAGGTTTTTGAAAGGAGTCCTTCCGTAA
- a CDS encoding TrkH family potassium uptake protein → MKQPVFSDKQILLLYFLTLIVLGTGLLLLPSSYHEGRLGVLDALFTTVSAVCVTGLSTVATENFSFSGQIILLSLIQAGGLGFITFSTLYLFFPGSRFSFSDSAIIQEYYGSEKIQKPKNIIRRILAFTLLIELAGMLFIYPGMLKQGVDKPIFSSVFHGISAFCNAGFSLYPDSLTRFSSNPVVMTGLSFLIISGGMGFMVLWNLFRVLKHPKKYNLRYHSKIMFLFTAILLILGFIIFFLMERNRLFADMPLNEAVGAALFQSITTRTAGFNTVDQGGFSTPSYLLNLLLMLIGGGPGSTAGGIKVTTMFLLVLIFIKGIDDHGEIAFLRRRISRDLLSRAGLYFLKALAILFLSVFLVSLFESFSWNSIAGFREILFECVSALGTVGLSMGITADLSDMSQMVLICTMFAGRIGLFTIIIPVMTAETVYNIRYPEAEVLIG, encoded by the coding sequence GTGAAACAACCGGTCTTCTCGGATAAGCAGATTCTCCTCCTCTATTTTCTGACTCTTATAGTATTAGGTACAGGGCTACTTCTCTTACCCTCATCATATCATGAGGGAAGACTGGGGGTTCTGGATGCACTCTTCACTACGGTCTCCGCTGTATGTGTTACCGGTCTTTCCACTGTTGCAACAGAAAATTTTTCATTTTCCGGTCAGATTATTCTTCTCAGCCTTATTCAGGCTGGTGGACTGGGTTTTATTACTTTCTCGACACTATATCTTTTTTTCCCGGGTAGTCGTTTTTCCTTCAGTGATTCCGCCATAATTCAGGAATATTACGGCTCTGAGAAAATTCAAAAACCTAAGAACATTATCAGACGGATACTGGCATTTACATTGCTGATTGAATTGGCTGGTATGCTTTTTATATATCCGGGGATGCTGAAGCAGGGAGTAGATAAACCTATTTTTTCATCAGTTTTTCATGGTATTTCTGCATTCTGTAATGCAGGATTTTCTCTATATCCTGACAGCTTGACCCGATTCTCATCCAATCCTGTTGTTATGACTGGTCTCTCTTTTCTAATTATCAGCGGTGGAATGGGATTTATGGTATTGTGGAATCTTTTTCGTGTCCTTAAGCATCCAAAGAAATATAACTTACGTTATCACAGCAAAATCATGTTTCTTTTTACAGCTATCCTCCTGATTCTCGGTTTCATTATCTTTTTCCTGATGGAACGTAATAGATTATTTGCCGACATGCCGCTGAATGAAGCCGTTGGGGCGGCCCTGTTTCAATCCATAACCACAAGAACTGCCGGTTTTAATACGGTTGATCAGGGAGGATTTTCAACACCTTCCTATCTTCTAAATCTATTGCTCATGCTTATCGGAGGGGGCCCAGGCTCCACTGCCGGAGGCATCAAAGTTACAACCATGTTTCTTCTTGTTCTGATTTTTATAAAGGGCATTGATGATCATGGTGAAATAGCTTTTCTTAGACGCAGGATCAGCAGAGACCTGTTAAGCAGAGCAGGTCTCTACTTTCTGAAGGCCCTGGCCATCCTGTTTCTTTCAGTCTTTCTTGTCAGTTTATTTGAGAGTTTCAGCTGGAACAGTATTGCAGGGTTCCGGGAAATCCTTTTTGAATGTGTCTCCGCCCTGGGTACGGTTGGTTTGAGTATGGGTATCACCGCTGATCTGAGTGATATGAGTCAGATGGTTTTGATCTGTACCATGTTTGCCGGCCGTATAGGTCTTTTTACAATTATCATTCCTGTGATGACAGCTGAGACTGTTTATAATATTCGTTATCCCGAAGCAGAGGTATTAATAGGATGA
- a CDS encoding YtfJ family protein, translating to MKSPRSTSIIFILIIIFSSSLSALQPGDEVPGFSVVSGSGQILIRDDLTDRKIMLFYEDRSQMSLNQDLKEYINSLSLDNNSVLTVAVVNCSDVGLLKKIWEDRLVDQSRKTGIPVYGDWNGKMKNKFNYKDDSNAFLVIDEAGKVIYAREGVVASSEFSRIGSLVQ from the coding sequence ATGAAATCGCCCCGCTCAACATCCATAATTTTTATTCTGATTATTATATTCAGCAGCAGTCTTTCAGCACTGCAGCCAGGGGATGAAGTTCCCGGTTTTTCTGTCGTTTCAGGTTCAGGACAGATATTGATACGGGATGATCTGACTGATAGGAAAATCATGCTCTTTTATGAAGACCGTTCTCAGATGTCTTTGAATCAGGACCTTAAGGAATATATCAACTCTCTGTCACTGGATAACAACAGTGTTCTCACTGTTGCTGTAGTGAATTGTTCCGATGTGGGACTGCTTAAAAAAATCTGGGAAGATCGTCTTGTTGATCAATCACGTAAAACCGGTATACCTGTATATGGCGACTGGAACGGTAAAATGAAAAATAAGTTTAACTATAAGGATGACTCAAACGCTTTTCTGGTTATTGATGAAGCCGGTAAGGTCATCTATGCCCGGGAAGGGGTTGTCGCTTCTTCTGAGTTCTCCCGTATCGGCAGTCTCGTTCAGTAG